A genomic region of Miscanthus floridulus cultivar M001 chromosome 3, ASM1932011v1, whole genome shotgun sequence contains the following coding sequences:
- the LOC136543511 gene encoding UPF0481 protein At3g47200-like: MARDSSERQMCMIFHGSRWELDPRWLKEPRVVRIGLFSRHMYNRVARLETMQNHKWLCAARLVYNQSGLLGSGRAPVLLIRQCLETFEWLEQRIKGSYFQEFFLDEDELLLTVMFDGCFILFLLLIHDNPREQFGFDFLNKELGEHHIRNMVRHDLLLLGNQVPFFVVRALCSVIMPGRSHEALIRGALQMFSTIWQLAPSATVVSCDQVHHLLHLFYLSVIPDTHLHSQESRGLEPFPWRHSMSKPLRATELEKAGIKIRAIDDGRSFLAIGFRDGVLVIPPLQIDGNAGVVLGSLMALEQAHGYTPYPVTSYVYFMEHLIRGPDDCTLLQQRGIIWTNAFPAFSNLISEQHHIPCSFELTESITPTKYYGCRWLRNFRNPVIGHLMVLVAIFLLLCYPYIFSKSMFRKSSIGGSHVEL; the protein is encoded by the coding sequence ATGGCGCGCGATTCATCGGAGAGGCAGATGTGCATGATCTTCCATGGATCTCGGTGGGAACTGGACCCACGGTGGCTCAAGGAGCCGAGAGTTGTTCGCATTGGCCTCTTCTCACGGCACATGTACAACCGtgtagctcgcctggaaactatGCAGAATCACAAATGGTTGTGCGCTGCGAGACTGGTTTATAATCAAAGCGGCCTTCTGGGGTCTGGTCGTGCGCCGGTCTTGTTGATCCGACAGTGTCTGGAGACATTTGAATGGCTGGAGCAACGGATTAAAGGTTCCTACTTCCAGGAGTTCTTTTTGGACGAGGACGAGCTGCTCCTGACGGTGATGTTCGATGGATGCTTCATTCTTTTCCTCTTACTCATCCATGATAATCCCAGGGAGCAGTTCGGCTTCGACTTCCTGAACAAAGAGCTCGGCGAACACCACATCCGGAACATGGTGAGGCATGATCTGCTGCTGCTCGGGAATCAAGTCCCTTTTTTTGTCGTCAGGGCACTGTGCAGCGTCATTATGCCAGGCAGATCGCATGAAGCACTCATCCGTGGGGCCCTTCAGATGTTTAGCACCATTTGGCAGCTAGCACCATCTGCTACTGTCGTCAGCTGTGATCAGGTACACCATCTCCTCCATCTGTTCTACCTCTCAGTTATCCCAGACACTCATCTACACAGCCAAGAATCCAGAGGACTGGAACCGTTCCCATGGAGGCACTCCATGTCCAAGCCACTGCGAGCAACTGAGCTAGAGAAAGCAGGAATCAAGATCAGGGCAATAGACGACGGGCGCAGCTTCTTAGCTATCGGATTTAGAGATGGCGTCCTGGTGATCCCTCCCTTGCAGATCGATGGCAATGCTGGAGTGGTGCTTGGGAGTCTAATGGCGTTGGAGCAAGCCCACGGTTACACACCTTACCCTGTAACCAGTTATGTCTACTTCATGGAACACCTCATCAGAGGACCTGACGACTGCACATTGTTGCAACAGAGGGGGATCATCTGGACAAATGCATTTCCTGCGTTCAGCAATCTTATTTCTGAACAACACCATATACCCTGCAGCTTCGAACTCACAGAATCTATTACTCCTACAAAATACTACGGCTGTCGATGGCTACGGAATTTCAGAAATCCTGTGATTGGCCATCTGATGGTTCTCGTGGCCATTTTCTTGCTCCTGTGTTATCCTTACATTTTCTCAAAGTCGATGTTTAGAAAAAGTAGCATTGGTGGTAGCCATGTTGAGCTATAG